A region from the Halobellus litoreus genome encodes:
- a CDS encoding HalOD1 output domain-containing protein, with protein sequence MSDERTKDPTDSNPDHETVRARYDWESTPPSTAIVETIAEATGDNPTALEPLYESVDPDALNALLTSVPSRTAGRDLRISLSVDGHAITVFGDGGIVVRPDGMA encoded by the coding sequence ATGAGCGACGAACGAACGAAGGACCCGACCGATTCGAATCCCGATCACGAAACCGTCCGCGCGCGGTACGACTGGGAATCGACGCCGCCGTCGACGGCGATCGTCGAGACGATAGCGGAGGCGACCGGTGACAACCCGACAGCCTTGGAACCCCTGTACGAATCGGTGGATCCCGACGCCCTGAACGCGCTCTTGACGTCGGTCCCGTCGCGTACTGCCGGACGTGATCTCCGTATCTCGCTGTCTGTGGACGGACACGCGATCACGGTCTTCGGCGACGGCGGAATCGTCGTCCGACCCGACGGGATGGCGTGA